From the Streptomyces sp. Tu 2975 genome, one window contains:
- the fxsA gene encoding FxSxx-COOH cyclophane-containing RiPP peptide translates to MTLHSSASFAAAKKNRVPLAQIDVRGADAVQKLARVLPATEARGLRVTTFNSSL, encoded by the coding sequence TGACCCTTCACTCCTCCGCATCCTTCGCCGCTGCGAAGAAGAATCGCGTTCCGTTGGCACAGATCGACGTCCGCGGCGCCGATGCCGTGCAGAAGCTCGCCCGTGTCCTTCCCGCCACCGAAGCACGCGGCCTGCGCGTCACCACGTTCAACTCGTCGCTCTGA